Within the Hippoglossus hippoglossus isolate fHipHip1 chromosome 20, fHipHip1.pri, whole genome shotgun sequence genome, the region aTAAGCCACTGCACCACAAACGGCCAAATCACAGCGAAGGCCAAACTGGTCGGAGAAATGTCAAAAGGCCACCAGGATGGCttctgggggggaaaaaaagacaaaagaatcaacattattttaaatgaaaccgGAACTCAGAAGTTCTCATTTAAGAACGGGggggaagacacacacagctaagagcctgcagccgctgcaggGGGATTCAACCCTCAGTTAACCATTATATATTCAGTCTGTTTACCTGACTCCTCTTAGTCACTGGGGATGATGGGAAAGTTGGAGACAGAGCCATTGGTCTTgcctgaagaaagaaaagaaaaaggaaatttaattttgttttgtaaagtgTCCTCCTGGGAACAGTGGGTGTGATCACACATCGTCCTGACCTGACTGGAAGAGAGCGCCTCCAGCGTGTGCAGCCTCTCCAGGACGCTCTGCATGTCCTCCTGCAGTCGGGCCAGCGCCACGACGATCTGCTCATCCAGGTTCCCCGCAGGTGTTACTGCCCCCCCCCAGCGGCCCCGGTCCCCATCTCCACCACCGTGCATGGGCATCAGAGCTCCAGAGCTGCGGCATGCAGACCTGGAGCCTAACAAGCAAAGAGAAGAtttataattaatatatttGAAAGCATCATTAACAAGTTTTCAAGTAAAATTCACTGATTTCACTTAAACTGATTTTTATGCCtcgtttttcctttttcctgcaTCTTTGCCTGGAAAATGCTAAAtggttttaaactttaaattttgagacacaaaatgtgttttaagagCAGTTCCATCCATTGTTGCAGTCAACAGTCAtcatatatttagattttcctgttaaatatgaaattataatttatatacaaTCTTGAATACTTCATATCAACCGTACCTCGTCCTCCTCTGACCACTGAGCTGTCTGGCATGTCTGAATCCAGTTTCTGCCCCTGTGACATCGTCCCACCAGTTTCTCCgtcttctcctccacacctGATGGCCTTTGGTGGTCCCTGGACATCCTCCTGGATTCCCTGTGCTGCCTCCAGTGGCTGCAGCGCGTGGTTCTCATCTTCATCCAGGTCATCCAGAGACTGGTTATGGTCGGGGTTCTGGAGAAGATGCACATTAAAATTAGGGATTCACTTAAGAAAGATGATAAATccatatctgtgttttttttcttgggtCACTTGCCTCTTCCTGGCCAAACTGGTCCACAGAGTCGCAGTAGACTTCACTGTCTGAGTCACTGGCCACGTGATGGGGACCAGACACGTCGGCTCTGGGATCTGAGACAGGAAACGGGGACAAAAAGCTCAGACTCTCTCTGCAGTGCACTGTGAATTAAAACTGCAAAGTAATTAACAGGGTCACATGGGGGTGAAAGCAGCGTTCACTTAATCGGGGGCTTGGAGTTCCACTTCAGCTGGAGCATTTATTTACTCCATTAAAAAGATTTGGCGCCTGGCGGTGAAGCTGAGCGGATGATCTGATCACATGATGCGAGTCCAAACAGAACGGGACAGTTTCAAAATACaatgattttgttttccttacCTGCATGGTGACCGTTGAGCAGAGGCTCGCCGACTGGACCCCCTGTGGAGTGGACACCGTTCAGGGAATGACTCCCATTGGTCAGATGGGCGACTCCGTTCGCCACTTTGCCATTTGACAGCGGCCCCTTGTGTCTCCTGGCTGAACTCTTCTTCTTTGGCTGAGAAGCTGCAGATTTTTTGTCTGAAATTAAATCTGACACACCCCAACCCGCAGAGTTAGAGTTCAATATTCACTCCTGACACACCTTGAAAttaggttgttttttaaaaataactttattacCTTTTCTAACCTCCCTtattccttcttcttcctcttcttcctcctcctcatcgtcgtcgtcatcctcctcatcatcatcatcctcctcatcatcttcctcttgtGCTTCTTCCTCTGGCCTTTCCTTCACTTCCTTTGGTTTGAGCCTGGCAGGCCGAGTCTCCAGAGTGCCGTTCATCTCCATGGTTCTGACGATGCTCTTAGCGATGCTCTTCGATGGCATTGAATTCAGCATCGAACCAAAACCTGTGCAACACAAGGGAACTAATTATGAGGCTGAAAAACTAAAAGGACAATGCTTAAGGTCAATAATactttaaagtaaattaaagaAACCCTTTCAGAGGTTACATGAGgttaataaaacacagatttaaagtcAAGTCAAACAAGCTAATGCTGAACAAAATTCTTGTGTACTTATGGTCCTGATTTAAAGTAAAGGATAACATGTTAAGTACTTTGACCTGAATTTATCACTTTCAAGTGAAAGAATCCATTTAGCATAAGAAACCTTAAATGTGCTGAGTAAACATACGTAACATGACTGCTAATAAGCACTAACAGCCTCTGAGCTACAACATCACACGTGTGCTAGAACTAAACCACCAGACTGGGGTATTGTCGGAGTTGTGTACTTGCCTTCCAGCTGCCTAGCAAACAGTGTCAAACGGGCTGAGCAATTGACAGGAGGCAAATTATAAAACAGGTTTAGCGCCACATGCTGTCACAGGAATCGCAGACAAAGTGAAGGAGAGCAGATCGTACCTGTGCTCAGGTCGGAAATCTGCGTGATCTTTTTCTTCTCGTC harbors:
- the acbd5a gene encoding acyl-CoA-binding domain-containing protein 5A, whose protein sequence is MEVESVRIEAEDQPRLIQRRFDAAVKVIKSLAPDGPFQPSNDMMLKFYSYYKQATVGACNIPRPGFWDAVGKAKWDSWDSLGTMSKEEAMVAYVDEMKLILEGMPMTDEVEELLRVLGPFYELIDEKKKITQISDLSTGFGSMLNSMPSKSIAKSIVRTMEMNGTLETRPARLKPKEVKERPEEEAQEEDDEEDDDDEEDDDDDEEEEEEEEEGIREVRKDLISDKKSAASQPKKKSSARRHKGPLSNGKVANGVAHLTNGSHSLNGVHSTGGPVGEPLLNGHHADPRADVSGPHHVASDSDSEVYCDSVDQFGQEENPDHNQSLDDLDEDENHALQPLEAAQGIQEDVQGPPKAIRCGGEDGETGGTMSQGQKLDSDMPDSSVVRGGRGSRSACRSSGALMPMHGGGDGDRGRWGGAVTPAGNLDEQIVVALARLQEDMQSVLERLHTLEALSSSQARPMALSPTFPSSPVTKRSQKPSWWPFDISPTSLAFAVIWPFVVQWLIRLLLQRSRRRIN